One genomic region from Pseudanabaena sp. FACHB-2040 encodes:
- the ebsA gene encoding type IV pilus biogenesis protein EbsA, which produces MGLKFEDIQPASKQDVSVYVPYYQGTKRNALPYAIGLYKQGNLEGERHIEEGDSIPFVATWNVSMLPADLTRCRMQFDDDADLSYEITMATFEFVDFLFDVVASLRHKQPADFAKGFYRKLLRLDD; this is translated from the coding sequence ATGGGTCTCAAATTCGAGGATATTCAACCGGCCTCTAAGCAAGACGTCAGCGTCTATGTACCCTATTATCAGGGCACTAAACGCAATGCTCTACCCTATGCCATTGGACTGTATAAACAAGGCAACTTGGAGGGTGAACGGCACATCGAGGAAGGTGACAGCATTCCCTTTGTCGCTACTTGGAATGTCTCTATGCTGCCAGCGGATCTGACCCGCTGTCGAATGCAGTTTGATGACGATGCCGATCTCAGCTACGAGATTACAATGGCAACGTTTGAATTTGTAGACTTTCTCTTTGACGTAGTCGCTTCTCTGCGGCACAAGCAACCGGCTGACTTTGCTAAGGGCTTTTACCGCAAGCTGCTGCGGCTAGATGACTAG
- a CDS encoding DRTGG domain-containing protein: MPRTVKHLLIGSTEAYSGKSATVLGIAFQLRASGFDIAYGKPIGTWLDEANGLGDPDVAFMAQTLALPQERLRPPILSLTADTIAAQLNQNGEQSHLHTLSHYAQGQGEDLLLLEGPGNLDEGVLFNLSLPQIAETIDAPVLLVARFHSALVVDALLSAKQRLGQRLLGVLINDIPTDQISAVETSVVPYLERHEVPVLALIPRTPLMRSISVREIVTCLEAEVLCRADRLDLMVESLSIGAMNVNSALRYFRKGTNMAVVTGGDRTDIQLAALETSTQCLVLTGHLPPSPEILARATDLEVPILSVDCDTLTTVERIDQLFGQVRLHETVKVECVKQLMTNHLDLTRLLSLLNLKLPVTTSQS; the protein is encoded by the coding sequence GTGCCCAGAACAGTAAAGCATTTGCTGATTGGATCAACCGAAGCTTACAGCGGCAAATCTGCAACTGTACTGGGTATTGCCTTTCAACTTCGGGCAAGCGGCTTTGACATTGCCTACGGCAAACCCATCGGCACTTGGCTAGATGAAGCCAACGGCCTGGGAGATCCCGACGTGGCCTTTATGGCCCAGACGCTTGCTCTGCCTCAAGAGCGCCTGCGTCCCCCGATCCTCTCGTTAACTGCAGATACAATTGCGGCTCAGCTCAATCAAAACGGTGAACAGAGCCACCTCCACACGCTCAGCCACTACGCCCAAGGACAGGGAGAAGATTTGCTGCTGCTAGAGGGGCCTGGCAACCTCGATGAAGGCGTGCTGTTTAACCTGTCACTTCCCCAAATCGCCGAAACGATCGATGCCCCAGTCTTGCTAGTTGCGCGCTTTCATTCAGCACTGGTTGTAGACGCCCTGTTATCGGCTAAGCAGCGCCTAGGCCAACGCCTGCTCGGAGTGCTGATCAACGACATTCCCACTGATCAAATTTCAGCAGTAGAAACTTCGGTGGTGCCTTATCTAGAGCGCCATGAGGTGCCAGTGCTAGCCTTAATACCCCGCACTCCCTTGATGCGGAGCATCAGCGTGCGAGAAATTGTGACCTGCTTAGAGGCAGAAGTTCTGTGTCGCGCGGATCGCCTAGATCTGATGGTAGAGAGCCTCAGCATTGGAGCAATGAACGTCAACTCCGCCTTGCGCTATTTCCGTAAAGGAACCAACATGGCGGTTGTAACCGGCGGCGATCGCACTGACATTCAGCTAGCTGCCCTAGAAACCTCGACTCAGTGCCTGGTATTGACCGGACATCTGCCGCCATCACCAGAAATTTTGGCGCGGGCCACTGATTTAGAGGTGCCTATTCTTTCTGTAGACTGCGACACCTTAACTACGGTCGAGCGCATTGATCAGCTATTTGGGCAGGTGCGCTTACATGAAACTGTCAAGGTTGAGTGCGTTAAGCAGCTAATGACAAACCATTTGGACCTAACTCGCCTGCTGAGTTTGCTCAATCTCAAACTGCCAGTTACGACTTCTCAGAGCTAA
- a CDS encoding DNA recombination-mediator protein A, producing MSQSIDAPSEVSKVDVFLQELAAIQQPGSKRVAILGSRHVPITHQQLIELLTYALVLGGNRILTSGATGTNSAAIRGAMKADPNLLTVILPQSLSRQPRESRDQLDQVTHLVENGANDNMSLAEASAICNQEIISRCQQLICFAFHDSHTLLRTCQDAEDQRKIVTLFYFD from the coding sequence TTGAGTCAGTCCATCGACGCGCCTTCTGAAGTTTCAAAAGTTGATGTCTTCCTGCAGGAACTGGCCGCCATTCAACAGCCAGGTTCTAAGCGGGTTGCTATTTTGGGTTCCCGTCACGTTCCGATCACTCATCAGCAGCTGATTGAGCTGTTGACCTATGCGCTGGTGTTGGGCGGTAACCGCATTCTTACCTCCGGAGCCACAGGGACCAACTCAGCAGCAATTCGGGGAGCAATGAAGGCTGACCCCAATCTGCTGACGGTCATTTTGCCCCAGAGCCTGTCGCGCCAGCCCCGCGAGTCGAGGGATCAGCTCGATCAGGTGACCCATCTGGTGGAAAATGGCGCTAACGATAACATGTCTCTGGCAGAGGCCAGCGCCATTTGCAACCAGGAGATAATTTCTCGTTGCCAGCAGCTCATCTGCTTTGCCTTTCACGACAGCCACACGCTGCTGCGCACCTGCCAAGATGCAGAAGATCAGCGTAAGATTGTGACGCTATTTTATTTTGACTAA
- a CDS encoding MAPEG family protein, protein MMTPSGFLLVSIVIGSVLIYLPFLVVGYARFQVGYDTSAPRAVFDKLPPYAKRATWAHQNSFEAFTLFAPAALMAYVTGQSSQVAVGAAIVYLIGRTLYSVFYILDVPLLRSLMFGLGSLGTFTLFVVSCRSVLM, encoded by the coding sequence ATGATGACACCGTCTGGCTTTTTGCTGGTTTCCATCGTCATCGGCTCAGTCTTGATCTACCTGCCTTTTCTGGTCGTAGGCTATGCCAGATTTCAGGTGGGTTACGATACCTCTGCTCCCAGGGCAGTGTTCGACAAGCTGCCGCCCTATGCTAAAAGGGCTACCTGGGCGCATCAAAATAGCTTTGAAGCCTTTACACTGTTTGCTCCAGCGGCTTTGATGGCCTACGTAACCGGGCAGTCTTCGCAAGTGGCTGTGGGCGCAGCTATTGTCTATCTAATTGGCCGCACGCTCTATTCTGTGTTCTACATTTTGGATGTGCCGCTGTTGCGATCGCTCATGTTTGGCCTCGGCAGTTTAGGAACCTTTACGCTGTTTGTCGTCAGCTGCCGTTCTGTCCTAATGTAG
- a CDS encoding YajQ family cyclic di-GMP-binding protein, whose protein sequence is MASSTYSFDIVSDFDRQELVNALDQTRRDVSSRYDLKDTKTTLDLGDEAITIETASEMTLDAVKDVLQQKAAKRDLSLKIFEYGSIESASGNRIRTEVKLKKGLSQELAKQISKLIRDNLKKVQASIQGDSVRISAKSKDDLQEAIQLVKQEDWPVALQFTNYR, encoded by the coding sequence ATGGCTTCTTCTACTTATTCTTTTGACATTGTCAGCGACTTTGACCGGCAGGAGTTAGTCAACGCGTTGGACCAGACCCGCCGGGACGTATCAAGTCGCTACGACCTGAAAGACACTAAAACAACGCTGGATTTAGGCGACGAAGCGATCACCATTGAAACCGCTAGCGAAATGACTTTAGATGCGGTGAAAGACGTGCTGCAGCAAAAGGCGGCCAAGCGCGATCTCTCGCTCAAGATTTTTGAATACGGCTCAATCGAATCGGCCAGCGGTAATCGGATTCGCACCGAAGTTAAGCTCAAAAAGGGCCTCAGCCAGGAGCTTGCCAAGCAAATCTCAAAGCTGATCCGCGACAACCTGAAGAAGGTGCAAGCATCGATTCAGGGCGATTCAGTACGGATTTCGGCCAAGTCTAAAGACGACCTGCAGGAGGCCATCCAGCTAGTGAAGCAGGAAGACTGGCCGGTCGCCCTCCAGTTTACGAACTACCGCTAG
- a CDS encoding DNA methyltransferase, which yields MSFPPHLVRQYFHRFELGPDQTVLDPFCGTGTTVVEAKLNRISGIGIEANPVAHFASYTKTNWSIDPDNLVKQAQSIAQAVTEHKEFYEPPALRTLPDTAVKLLPANAISPLPLHKALVLLEQINASLEGTLADHARLAFAKAIVLSCSNLRFRPEVGIRPQKREDAPVVESWLDEIYTMAEDLTYVKTASGPAARIHLGDARNLRQHLEPQSIDCVFTSPPYPNEKDYTRATRLESVLLGFIQSKEDLRYLKERLLRSNTRNVYRDDDDDQWVKQHPKIQEIASNIENRRLELGKTSGFEKKYGRVTQLYFGGMARHFLALQPFLKPGAWLGYVVGDQASFFQVLIPTGQILAEIAASVGYEVVSLDLFRTRLASVTQQQMREEVVVLRWPG from the coding sequence TTGTCCTTTCCGCCTCACTTAGTGCGGCAGTATTTCCATCGCTTTGAGTTGGGCCCAGATCAGACAGTTCTAGATCCGTTTTGCGGTACTGGCACAACCGTTGTTGAGGCCAAGCTCAATCGCATTTCAGGCATTGGAATCGAGGCCAATCCAGTGGCTCACTTCGCCAGCTATACCAAAACAAACTGGTCAATAGATCCCGACAATTTAGTTAAGCAGGCTCAGTCAATTGCTCAAGCAGTAACCGAGCACAAAGAGTTTTACGAGCCACCAGCGCTGCGCACGTTGCCCGACACAGCCGTTAAGCTGCTGCCCGCCAACGCCATCAGCCCCCTACCGCTGCACAAGGCTTTGGTGCTGCTGGAGCAGATTAATGCCTCGCTAGAGGGCACCCTGGCAGATCACGCCCGATTAGCCTTTGCCAAAGCCATTGTTCTCTCGTGCAGCAATCTACGGTTTCGGCCAGAAGTCGGCATTCGACCCCAAAAAAGAGAAGATGCCCCGGTTGTCGAAAGCTGGCTAGACGAGATTTACACCATGGCTGAGGACTTGACTTACGTCAAGACAGCCTCGGGTCCGGCCGCCAGAATTCATTTAGGCGATGCTAGGAATTTACGCCAGCATTTAGAGCCTCAGTCCATTGACTGCGTGTTTACCTCGCCCCCCTATCCCAACGAGAAGGACTACACCCGAGCCACTCGTCTAGAGTCAGTGCTGCTGGGCTTTATTCAGTCTAAGGAGGATCTGAGGTATCTCAAGGAGAGACTGCTGCGGTCAAATACCCGCAATGTTTACCGAGACGACGATGACGACCAGTGGGTCAAGCAGCACCCAAAAATTCAGGAGATTGCCTCAAACATTGAAAATCGCCGGCTGGAGTTGGGCAAAACCTCAGGTTTTGAGAAAAAGTATGGGCGGGTCACCCAGCTGTATTTTGGGGGAATGGCTCGCCATTTTCTGGCCCTTCAGCCTTTTCTCAAGCCAGGGGCCTGGCTGGGGTATGTGGTAGGCGATCAGGCCTCTTTTTTTCAGGTGCTTATTCCCACAGGGCAGATTTTGGCCGAAATTGCGGCCTCTGTGGGATACGAAGTTGTTAGTCTAGACCTGTTTCGCACCCGATTGGCCTCGGTAACCCAGCAACAGATGCGGGAGGAAGTCGTGGTCCTGCGCTGGCCCGGCTGA
- a CDS encoding YifB family Mg chelatase-like AAA ATPase, protein MLSRVWSAALIGIDAVKVGVEVDLSGGLPGVVVVGLPDTAVQESRERVKAALKNAGYPFPMRKVVINLTPADLRKEGPIFDLPISVGILAASEQVNSDFLNDLLFLGEVSLDGSLRPVAGVLPIAAAAQGLGIRGLVVPADNGREAAVVPGLTVYAFKHLSEVADFLNNPEQHLPVQIDGLAELVRSQTPTLDLRDVKGQTQARRALEIAAAGGHNLVFVGPPGSGKTMLARRLPSILPPLTFEEALEVTQIHSVAGLLKDKGSLVSTRPFRSPHHSASGPSLVGGGSFPRPGEISLAHRGILFLDELTEFKRDVLEFLRQPLEDGYVTISRTRQSVVFPSQFTLIASTNPCPCGYYGDSVQPCTCTPRSREQYWARLSGPLMDRIDLQVVVSRLKPEEMTGHTPGEDSSAVIQRVETARKQAYQRFKAESGLQCNADMQSRHLKQWCPLDDACRTLLEGAVRKLGLSARATDRILKVARTIADLAEADSLQTHHVAEAIQYRTIDRMQ, encoded by the coding sequence ATGCTATCAAGGGTTTGGAGCGCGGCGCTAATCGGCATTGATGCCGTTAAAGTCGGTGTGGAGGTAGACCTCTCGGGCGGGTTGCCGGGCGTGGTCGTAGTAGGACTGCCTGATACGGCAGTGCAGGAGTCGCGGGAACGAGTCAAGGCGGCCTTGAAAAACGCCGGATACCCCTTCCCCATGCGCAAGGTGGTGATCAACCTGACCCCAGCCGACCTGCGGAAGGAGGGGCCTATTTTTGACCTGCCCATCAGCGTGGGCATCTTGGCCGCCTCGGAACAGGTCAACAGTGACTTTTTGAACGATCTGTTGTTTTTAGGCGAAGTTTCGCTGGATGGCTCACTGCGGCCCGTCGCGGGAGTACTGCCTATTGCCGCTGCCGCTCAAGGACTGGGCATTCGCGGGCTGGTGGTGCCAGCCGATAACGGACGCGAGGCTGCCGTTGTCCCAGGGCTGACGGTGTATGCCTTTAAGCACCTCTCGGAGGTGGCAGATTTTTTGAACAATCCGGAGCAGCATTTGCCGGTGCAGATCGATGGACTAGCGGAGCTGGTGCGATCGCAAACCCCCACCCTAGACCTGCGCGATGTCAAGGGCCAAACCCAGGCTCGTCGGGCACTAGAAATTGCTGCTGCTGGGGGGCACAATCTGGTCTTTGTCGGTCCACCCGGCAGCGGCAAAACCATGCTGGCTCGCCGTTTGCCCTCCATCCTGCCGCCCCTCACCTTTGAAGAGGCCTTGGAAGTCACCCAGATTCATTCTGTCGCCGGGCTGTTAAAGGACAAGGGATCTCTGGTCAGCACTCGCCCGTTTCGCAGCCCCCATCATTCTGCCTCTGGCCCCTCCCTAGTGGGCGGCGGCAGCTTTCCCAGGCCGGGGGAAATCTCTCTGGCTCACAGAGGGATCCTTTTTCTAGACGAACTGACAGAGTTTAAACGCGATGTCCTCGAATTTCTGCGTCAGCCGTTGGAAGACGGTTACGTCACCATTTCACGCACCCGCCAGTCCGTTGTCTTTCCCTCACAGTTCACCCTAATTGCCAGCACCAACCCCTGCCCCTGTGGCTACTATGGCGACTCTGTCCAGCCCTGCACCTGCACCCCCCGCAGCCGGGAGCAATACTGGGCCAGACTATCAGGCCCACTGATGGACCGGATCGATTTGCAGGTAGTCGTCAGTCGTCTCAAACCGGAAGAAATGACAGGGCATACACCCGGCGAAGATTCTTCAGCAGTGATACAGCGGGTCGAAACGGCTCGAAAGCAGGCTTACCAGCGCTTCAAGGCCGAATCGGGCTTACAGTGCAACGCCGACATGCAGAGCCGCCACCTAAAGCAGTGGTGCCCTTTAGACGACGCCTGCCGAACTTTGCTGGAAGGGGCTGTGCGAAAGCTGGGCCTGTCTGCCAGAGCCACCGATCGCATTCTCAAAGTCGCTAGAACCATCGCTGATTTGGCCGAGGCCGACAGCCTACAGACGCACCATGTAGCAGAAGCGATTCAATACCGCACCATCGACCGTATGCAGTAG
- a CDS encoding HD domain-containing protein produces MNQRLRQQIDFICEIDRLKTILRQTLLMDGSRQENSAEHSWHLALMALTLAEYAPPKVEITQAIKQLLIHDLVEIDAGDTFCYDAAANLNKAEREQAAADRLFGLLPPDQQLEIRCLWQEFEEQTTPTARFAAALDRIQPLLHNQRTAGGTWKQHGITREQVMQRMAPVEVGAPELWPFVLQIIEECTAAGFITDQVASPAAAG; encoded by the coding sequence ATGAACCAGCGGCTACGACAGCAGATTGACTTTATCTGCGAAATTGATCGGCTTAAAACTATTCTTCGGCAAACCTTGCTGATGGACGGATCGCGTCAGGAAAACAGCGCCGAACATTCCTGGCATCTGGCGCTGATGGCACTGACCCTGGCAGAATACGCGCCCCCCAAAGTAGAGATCACGCAGGCGATTAAACAACTGCTGATTCACGATCTAGTTGAGATTGATGCAGGGGACACCTTTTGTTACGATGCTGCCGCTAATTTGAATAAGGCCGAACGAGAGCAGGCCGCTGCCGATCGCCTGTTTGGCCTCTTGCCCCCCGACCAACAGCTAGAAATTCGCTGCCTGTGGCAAGAGTTTGAGGAGCAGACAACCCCCACCGCCCGGTTTGCGGCTGCTCTAGATCGGATTCAGCCGCTGCTGCACAACCAGCGCACCGCTGGCGGTACCTGGAAGCAGCACGGCATTACCCGTGAACAGGTGATGCAGCGCATGGCCCCAGTTGAAGTCGGTGCGCCTGAGCTATGGCCGTTTGTTCTACAAATTATCGAAGAGTGTACGGCTGCTGGATTCATTACTGACCAGGTTGCTAGCCCTGCGGCAGCCGGGTAG
- the thiD gene encoding bifunctional hydroxymethylpyrimidine kinase/phosphomethylpyrimidine kinase, producing MAGIEAVPVALTIAGSDSGGGAGIQADLRTFSFHRVHGTSALTCVTAQNTLGVNRVDALPPEAVTAQIQAVVEDIGVGAAKTGMLLNQPIMAAVADALQALKIHQLVVDPVMVSRSGAQLIDDDAIATLRQSLVPLATVLTPNRYEAQILSGFEIHTLEDMQAAAQAIYQQGSKAVLVKGGGMAGDLRGVDVWFDGQQPIILKTETVETINTHGTGCTLSAAIAANLALGFTGLEAVERAKHYVTQALHHALSLGSGQGPVGHFYPLLS from the coding sequence ATGGCTGGGATTGAAGCTGTTCCTGTTGCCCTGACAATTGCTGGCTCAGACAGCGGCGGCGGCGCAGGTATACAGGCCGATTTACGCACCTTCTCGTTTCATCGAGTGCATGGTACTAGTGCGCTCACCTGTGTGACTGCTCAAAATACCCTAGGCGTTAATCGGGTTGATGCGTTGCCGCCCGAAGCGGTGACGGCTCAGATCCAGGCCGTTGTTGAAGATATTGGCGTTGGCGCAGCCAAGACTGGCATGCTGCTTAACCAGCCCATCATGGCTGCCGTGGCGGATGCCCTGCAAGCCTTAAAGATTCACCAGCTGGTAGTCGATCCGGTAATGGTTTCCCGGAGTGGGGCTCAGCTAATCGATGATGATGCGATCGCAACCCTGCGTCAGTCGCTCGTCCCCTTGGCTACGGTGCTTACACCCAATCGCTACGAAGCCCAAATTCTGAGCGGCTTCGAGATTCATACCTTAGAAGATATGCAGGCAGCAGCTCAGGCAATTTACCAGCAGGGGTCAAAAGCCGTCCTAGTCAAAGGCGGCGGCATGGCTGGAGATCTGCGAGGCGTCGATGTCTGGTTTGATGGACAGCAGCCCATCATCCTCAAAACAGAAACAGTTGAAACTATCAACACCCATGGCACTGGCTGTACGCTTTCGGCTGCGATCGCAGCTAACCTGGCCCTAGGCTTTACTGGGCTAGAGGCCGTGGAACGCGCCAAGCATTATGTCACCCAGGCGCTGCACCACGCCTTAAGCCTCGGCAGCGGGCAAGGGCCAGTCGGCCACTTTTACCCATTGCTGTCGTAA
- the ftsZ gene encoding cell division protein FtsZ, protein MTNSVSHSNPFTHSGFAHNQSSDARVMSAEMANNGDIFPSSIARIKVIGVGGGGCNAVNRMISSGLSGIEFWSVNTDAQALHIATTNNSLQIGQKLTRGLGAGGNPAIGQKAAEESRDELAQALEASDLVFITAGMGGGTGTGAAPIVAEVAKEVGALTVGVVTRPFTFEGRRRMAQAEEGIAALQGRVDTLIIIPNDKLLSVISEQTPVQEAFRVADDILRQGVQGISDIITIPGLVNVDFADVRAVMADAGTALMGIGVGSGKSRAREAAIAAISSPLLEASIDGASGAVFNVTGGSDLTLHEVNAAAEIIYEAVDPNANIIFGAVIDDRMQGEVRITVIATGFNTQAAVQVETEASRVTPFKRTFSTPPPAASQPSGNAATTGPGGLDIPEFLQRRRPNNR, encoded by the coding sequence ATGACTAACTCTGTTTCTCATTCCAACCCTTTTACCCACTCAGGGTTTGCCCATAATCAATCCAGCGATGCCAGAGTCATGTCAGCAGAAATGGCTAACAATGGAGACATCTTTCCCAGCAGTATTGCCAGAATCAAGGTAATTGGGGTTGGTGGGGGTGGCTGCAACGCTGTCAACCGCATGATCAGTAGCGGCTTGTCGGGCATTGAGTTTTGGTCAGTTAACACAGACGCTCAAGCACTCCACATTGCTACAACCAATAATTCCCTACAAATTGGGCAGAAGCTGACCCGAGGGCTTGGGGCAGGTGGCAACCCGGCGATTGGCCAAAAAGCTGCTGAAGAATCCCGAGATGAGCTGGCTCAGGCCTTAGAGGCGTCGGATCTGGTCTTTATCACGGCTGGCATGGGCGGTGGTACTGGAACTGGGGCTGCTCCTATTGTGGCCGAGGTCGCTAAGGAAGTGGGGGCTCTGACTGTAGGGGTGGTAACTCGCCCCTTTACGTTTGAAGGTCGTCGTCGAATGGCCCAAGCGGAGGAGGGTATTGCAGCTCTGCAGGGGCGGGTTGATACGTTAATCATCATCCCTAACGACAAACTCTTGTCGGTTATCTCCGAGCAGACTCCAGTGCAAGAAGCTTTTCGAGTGGCTGATGATATTCTGCGCCAGGGGGTTCAGGGCATCTCTGACATCATTACAATTCCTGGCCTGGTCAATGTTGACTTTGCCGATGTACGGGCAGTCATGGCTGATGCTGGCACAGCGTTGATGGGAATTGGCGTTGGCTCTGGCAAGTCTAGAGCTCGGGAAGCGGCCATTGCGGCGATCTCTTCTCCCCTCCTTGAAGCTTCGATTGATGGCGCTTCTGGAGCCGTCTTTAATGTCACTGGCGGTAGCGACCTGACTCTGCATGAGGTCAATGCAGCGGCTGAAATTATCTATGAAGCAGTCGATCCCAACGCTAATATCATCTTTGGTGCTGTCATTGATGATCGGATGCAGGGAGAGGTGCGGATCACGGTGATTGCGACTGGGTTTAATACTCAGGCTGCTGTCCAGGTAGAGACTGAGGCCTCTCGGGTAACGCCTTTTAAGCGAACCTTTAGTACGCCACCTCCTGCTGCTTCTCAACCGAGCGGAAATGCTGCTACTACTGGGCCAGGTGGACTGGATATTCCGGAGTTTCTACAGCGTCGCCGCCCTAACAATCGCTAG
- a CDS encoding FtsQ-type POTRA domain-containing protein yields the protein MTHVSSVSPNELRERRQSLRRQRRIHLLQGSWQILAMTGLTAGLFWGATRPIWLIKSADQIEVKGNHLLSDQAIQSLIPIEYPKPLLKVEPATLAQQLQSRAPITQATVTRQLFPPQLQVQVQERVPVAVALPPADASRGEGSYIQVGLLDADGVWMPQSSFTFQGEVLSLPELKVRGMQEQYRPYWPEIYQAVIQSPITISELDWQDPANLILHTDLGMVHVGSFPDRFKEKLSTLDQMRDLTKQFDRKQLAFIDLSNPDLPSIQVLQATRTGVSAP from the coding sequence ATGACCCATGTCTCCTCTGTTTCTCCCAATGAGCTGAGAGAACGTAGACAATCCCTCCGGCGGCAGCGACGAATCCACCTACTACAAGGCTCGTGGCAGATCTTGGCAATGACTGGCCTGACTGCTGGCCTTTTTTGGGGGGCAACCCGGCCGATCTGGCTGATCAAAAGTGCTGATCAAATTGAAGTGAAAGGTAATCACTTGCTCTCAGATCAGGCCATTCAGTCACTGATCCCCATCGAATATCCAAAACCGCTGCTCAAGGTTGAGCCTGCAACTCTAGCTCAGCAGCTCCAGTCCAGAGCACCTATTACTCAAGCTACCGTTACCCGCCAGCTTTTCCCTCCCCAACTGCAGGTGCAGGTGCAGGAGCGGGTTCCCGTAGCGGTTGCCCTACCCCCGGCAGATGCCTCTAGAGGTGAGGGGAGTTACATTCAAGTCGGTCTATTGGACGCAGATGGTGTCTGGATGCCGCAGTCCAGCTTTACGTTTCAGGGAGAAGTTCTCTCGCTTCCTGAGCTAAAAGTCCGGGGCATGCAGGAGCAGTATCGACCTTACTGGCCTGAAATCTACCAGGCAGTAATTCAGAGCCCTATTACTATTTCGGAATTAGACTGGCAAGACCCGGCCAATCTTATTCTGCACACCGACCTAGGGATGGTTCACGTCGGTTCCTTTCCAGATCGTTTTAAGGAGAAACTGTCTACTCTAGACCAAATGCGGGATCTAACTAAACAGTTTGACCGCAAGCAACTTGCTTTTATCGATTTGAGCAATCCAGATCTGCCCTCAATTCAGGTACTGCAAGCTACCCGAACTGGAGTCAGCGCTCCCTAG
- the psaK gene encoding photosystem I reaction center subunit PsaK has translation MNFFPVLALFADTSAWSPKVGAVMIIANILAIVIGRLTIKYPNVGPQLPAPQFFGGLSLPALLATTSFGHLIGAGAILGLSNMGIL, from the coding sequence TTGAACTTTTTCCCCGTGCTGGCACTATTTGCCGATACATCTGCCTGGAGCCCCAAAGTGGGAGCTGTGATGATCATTGCCAACATTTTGGCGATCGTAATTGGCCGGCTCACCATTAAGTACCCTAATGTTGGGCCGCAACTGCCCGCGCCTCAATTCTTTGGAGGGCTGAGCCTGCCGGCATTGCTGGCAACTACAAGCTTTGGGCATCTCATCGGCGCAGGCGCAATTTTGGGCCTGAGCAACATGGGTATTCTCTAG